The Deltaproteobacteria bacterium sequence GCAGGGTTGATATCTTCCTGATCTTTTTATCTCTTCTGGAAAAGATTCTATCCGAGGGGCTGGCGCTGGCCCTGCGATCCACCACCGCCTCTATCATTGGCGGTAAATCAATCTCATCCCCCCACTCCACTCTCCGAACAACCTCGATAACATTTGGCCGGATACGCTGAAACTGTTTTTTCACCTTCTGAATAAGGTCGTTGTAATTGGCGTAGATCTCGTCAATGCGTTCGGATTCAAAAGGCTCGACCACCCTCTCCCTGAGACAGCACCACCTGGGACGATAAGCCTTGGCCAGATAATCCCATTCATCGTAATAAAAGGGGCCCTCCTGACCAGTTGATCGGTTGAAAATTGAAACAATCGGATGTTCCTGCTCATCGTAATCTTCCGCATTCTGATCATTTGATGCGCTCTTGGCCCTGATTTCATCAGCGTCCGTAATGAAAAGCCCTTGGGAAAATGGTTCTTTTGCCTCCAGAAACTTCAATTTCGAAGGATCAACGGTTTTGAGAAACTCTTTAAGCTCGTCCATGGACATGGGGATAACGCCTTCACTATCTAGGCCATCATTTATGATTTCATCAGGAGGGGCCTTCCAGGGGCCTGAACCGGGCAGAAGTTCAGGGTCAAGCCTCCCTCGGAAAAAAAGAGGAACAGAAGGAATATAGGAGCGGCTAGCCGGCAGCCTGCTTAAGTATTCGTAAATTGTAAGAGTTTTGAAAAAACAGTCCCACACGCCTCGGGCCTTTTCATAGAATCCGGAAAGGGTGTCCTTGAGAAAAGCGACGTGTTTTAAAACGGCCGGTGGTATTTCCGTTTCATCCAGACATCCAATGGTTAACCGTAATAGGACCTCAACAAGGGCCTCCTGAAAAGGAAGGTCCTTAAAAAACGGCCTTCGGCTCATGGTTCTTGAAAAAACCAGCTCGATTTCCTGCCTGAGGCCGGCGTATTCCTGCATGAGCATTCGATCAATCCGGCCGTCCTCTAAAATAAAGAAAATATCCTCGGCCAGTTTTTTTAGGGGAAAGAATTCGAGAACGGTCAGGATAGAGGTGAGTCCGGATTTAAAGGTCCCAAATTCAATATATCCAGCCTGATGAGCCGCGGCTACTTTGTACTCGCGGAAGTTTTCTTTACGAGTCTGCTCGCTGGCGATAAATGGTGGAAGGTAGATCGTTTGACCATCACCGGTCGGATAATGTCTGACAATGGGCTTTTCATCGGAGTCAAGCTCTTCCGTGCTTTTAAGACGCAGTTTCTGACCGGCGAGTGCATGGGCGAAAATGGCAAGAAGACGACGATGATCTTCAAGAAGAACGGCTTCCTTCCATCTTAAAAGCTCATGACAAGACTCTTGAGATATGAGGGTAAAGTAGCTGATCCCGGCTTGCTCATCCTGAAGAAGGAAAGAAAGCCCTTTCTCGATCCAATGGTCGAGAAAAACCTCAGGCATTTCCTCAAGGACGCGGCTGATGTTTTTCAAATAGGTCCAGGAGGCCTGGATGGAAATTTTTCCTAGGGCTGCTTCATATGTCATGACTTTGTCTTGGGCCGGGTATGAGAGAGAGGCGATACTCGAGACGATAGCATCGAAGGCTGACGGGATTCCCCCGGGCTGTTCCGAGGACAACGTTCGAGTCGTTTCGAGGGCCGCAGCCCGAACGGTTGGGCTGAGAGTAAGAAGGGCCGTTGGACATCGCTCGTAAAACTCAATCGCCTTTTCTGGGCAGGCTTGGGTCAGGATGGAGACAAGCTGAAAAACCGTGAGACGTTCGGAGGGATATAGGACATCCAATCCTTCTGGTATCAATGTGAAATAAGTTGACGCCAGATCGGCCGCATGTTGAGCTAGCTTGAGGCCCGTAGCATGCCAGTCCTTCAGTTCCCGGAACGATATGAATTGGATGATCTCAACACTCGATTTCAGAAAGGAGACTGCAGCCTTTTCGCTTGATTTGCCAGCAGCCAGGATTTGGATGGCATATCCAGCCCAGGACCTGAGATGAACGATGTCTCCGTGTTTGAGAAATACTGGTGTGGATCGAAAAAAATAAATAGCTGTCAAGGGAGAGTGTTCGGTCATTTGCAGACCCTGCTCCACCCATCCTTTCAAGTAGTGAATCGAACCCGCTGACAGGAGCGCCGGGCTTGACCGGAAATATTCCTGGCATAAACCGGACGCCTGTGCAGGTTCCTTCATGGTCTTTTGCCCCAGGATCATCCATTGTAAAAATTCTTCTCTTGACAGAAAGGGAAGGACGGCGGGGGAGGTCTTCATGAAGGCGGCAGCCCCTTCAGTCGAGCGGTCAAACAGTTCCCCGGCCAGGTCAATGATTTCATGACCGGATAAATCGTTAAACCACTGGTTTTCCGCAAATGGCTCTTCTTCTGTGAATAAGGCCTTTAAAAATTTTTTATCAAGCTTCAATGGGGCATTCCAAAAAAATCGCTATGGAAAAATTGTGGATATGACTTCTGAAATGGCTTTCTGGACTTCCCTTTCATCAGTCAGTGAAGCGGCAATGGCGATCTCGCAAGCCCTCCTGGCCGTTATGCCTTCCTTGATCAGCCTCCCGGCATAAATCAGCAGACGGGTACTGACCCCTTCGTTCAAGGCATGTCCCTTCAGGTTTCTTATTTTTTCTCCTGCCTTGGCTAGTTCGTAAGCAATCTCACTGTTGACTGAACTTTCATGCTGAATGATCTGGGCCTCCTGTGTTCGGGAGGGGTAATAGAAATCAATCGCCATAAAACGCTGCCGGGTGCTTTGCTTTAAATCCTTGATCACACTCTGATATCCTGGATTGTAGGAGATCACGAGCAGGAAGTTATCATGGGCCCTGACAACTCTTCCGGTTTTGTCTATTGTGAGAAATCTTCGATGATCTGAGAGGGGATGGATGATGACGGTGGTGTCCTTTCTTGCCTCGACAATTTCATCGAGATAACAAATGGCTCCGATCTTGACTGCTTTGGTTAGTGGTCCATCTACCCAGATGGTTTCATCTCCTTTTAAAAGGAACTTCCCAACCAGATCAGTCGCTGTTAAATCCTCGTGGCAGGCCACTGTTATAAGTGGAATGGATTGCCCGTTGCCTTCTTCCGAGACGCCAAGCTCATGGCCAAAAGTGTAGGCCATGTATTCAATAAACCGTGTCTTTCCCGTTCCGGTCGGGCCTTTAAGGAGCACGGGGATCTTTGAACGAAAGGCCGCCTCAAATAGCTTAACCTCATCCCCAATTGGGAGGTAATAGGGCTTCTCCGTAATTCTATACTCCTCGACCTTGAATTCTCGAACTTTTTTAGATAAATTCATTTTTAATTCCTTTTTCAGGTTGGAATAATAAGGAAAAGGCGTCTTTAGGTCAAGGATGGAAAAAGATGGCGGGGACAATCGAATAAATTCCCTGCTTAAAAAAGGTTCTTCATATCCTCCTTTAAGTCCCTGACAGGAATGTTTCAACAGATTATGATCGAGGTCCGAAGATGGCCGTGCCAACGCGAACGATGGTCGCGCCTTCCTCGACAGCGACCTCAAAGTCGCCGGACATCCCCATGGACAGCTCGGTCAGCGAGGGGCTGATACTTTCCTTGAGCTTCCTCAATGCCGTAAAGTAGGGCCTGGCCTTGTCCGGCTGGTCGAAGAAAGGAGGCATGGTCATAAGGCCCCGCACCTCAAGATTCGGTAGCTCGTCCAGCTCGGCTACAAGGTCGGCGGTGTGGGCCTTGTCCACTCCAGACTTGGATTCCTCCTCAGAGATATTGACCTGGACGAGAATGGGTATGCGGCGGTCTATATTTTTTGCCCGTTTGTTCAGCTCATTGGCAAGTTTTATACTGTCCACGGTTTGGATCATGTTAAAGAGCTTGACCGCATACTTGGCCTTGTTGGTCTGGAGATGGCCGATAAAATGCCAGGTGGCAGAAGGGCCAATCTCCTCAATCTTTATGCGGGCTTCCTGTATGTAGTTCTCCCCAAAGACTTTCAGCCCGGCATCAAGTCCAGCCCGGACAGTGTCGCTGGACAAGGTTTTCGTCACAGCAACCAGTTGAACCTCTGCCGGCTCCCGGCCGACCCGAAGGCAGGCCTCCTGGATTCGGTCAATCACCATTGCGAGGCGTTCCTTGATTGAGGATGAGGTCATATATCGTTCCTTTATGATTGGAAATAGATGGACAGGTCCAACCCCAGAGGTTTGGGATCAAGCACCTCGACCACCTCCCGGTCCAGATATTTCTTATCACTGAGATCAATGGTCTTTGGCCCGGTATGGGGGAGACCTCTTGAGTCAAAGATGATCTTGATTCTGGGCCGGAGTAAGGTGGCGCGGTTGACGTTTATGACCACAGCGATCTCACCACTGTTAAGTTTGATCAGGGTCCCGGCCGGGTAAATGCCAAGGCATTGGGTAAATCTTTCCACCCACAGAGAGTTAAACTGTATGTCTCTCAAGGCAAAGATAACCTTAAGAGCCTCATGCGGCAGTATGCTTGTGCGGTAAACCCGGTCACTGGTTAAAGCATCATAAACGTCTGACATACCAGTAATGGCAATGAAATCATCAATTTGATCCCCGGAAATACCATCCGGGTAACCTGACCCATCAATCCGTTCATGATGATGGCGGGCCACCAAGATGGCCTCCTCGGGGATTTTTTTTGTTTTCTCAAGCATATGAGCCCCAACCACCGTATGGGACTTCACGGCCCTGAATTCCTTCTCGGTTAATGTTGATCGCTTGTTCAGGATTTTCAGCGGCACCTTGGTTTTTCCGATGTCGTGAAGAATGGCCCCCAGGCCTAACCGACGAATTTTGCTGCGGGATAAATTTACGTGGCAGCTCATGCCGATGGCCAGCACGGCCACATTCAGGGAATGGGTCAGGGTGTACTCGTCATATGTTTTCAGTTTAATCAGGGCCAGCGAGGCGTCCCGGTTCCTGAAGGCAGACTCGATAATATCCTCAACGTTATCCTGAACCTTGGGCACATTGATTTCCCGTCCGGCCCGGGCGTCAGCCAAGAACTCCCGTGTCGTCTCAAGGGCAGTGAGATATGTCTCGCGAGCGCGGGGGAGTTCTTCTTCAAAAGTAACAACGTCAGGAAGGGCTTCCGGCTCCTTCTGGATTTGGTTTTCGACCTGTTTACTTTTCTGGGATTTTTTCAGACTCTCTTTGGTTCGATCGTCTTCCTTCGGGCGGGAGGCGCTGCGGGTCAGGTCTATGGTAACCTCTTTGATGCCGTATTCTATGAGCTGCTGGATATCCTCGATCGAGGCGACCAGTTTACTTTTTCTGGTCCAGGGGTGGTCAAACCATTTTCGTCCCACATCATGAACATACATGCCCACTGTCAGGTCTTTCGTTTGAATTTTCTTCAGCTTTTTATTAGGCTTGTCCACTTCTTCCCTGAAGCAGAATTTGGATATCTAGGATATGTCCCCTAGGACAAGAGCCTGCCTGGAGGCGCGCTTTCTGTATTCAATCAGCCCCGGCCAAGACATGTATATTTGTGTCGGCTGAACTCATGAACAGTTCTCACAGATACCTGGTAAGGTCCAGGCCCAGGCTTTTAGGGTCTAGAACGTCAACAACCTCCTGATTCAGGTGCTTTTTATCATTAAGATCAATGATCTTGTGCCCGGGTATGGGGAAGCTTTTTGAATCAAAGAGAAGCTTGACTCTTGGTCTGAGCAGGCTGGTGCGGTTGACACCTAAGACCACGGCCACTTCACCGGTATTGAGTCTGATTAAGGTGCCAGCCGGGTAAATGCCTAGACACTGGATAAACCTTTCAATCCAGAGCTGGTCGAACTGTATGTCCCTTAAGGCGAAGATGGACTTGAGGGCCTCATGCGGGAGTATACTGCTGTGGTAAATCCGGTCACTGGACAGAGCGTCATATACGTCTGATATGCCGGAAATGATCATGAAAGGGTCAAGCTGATTTCCAGACAGCCCGTCCGGGTAGCCGGTGCCATCAATTCGCTCGTGGTGGTGTCTGGCTATAGTGATGGATTGGTTGGAGATATCTTGGGTTTTTTCAAGTATCTGGGCTCCGATTACCGGATGAAATTTGATGGTCTTGAACTCTTCCTCAGTCAACTGACTTTTCTTGTTGATGATTTTCGAGGGTATCTTGGTTTTTCCCAAATCGTGAAAGATGGCTCCTATCCCTAACTGGCGGATCTTACCCCGGGGGTAGTTTATATGACAGCCCATGCTGATGGCCAGGACGCCCACATTCAGTGAATGTGTCAGGGTGTATTCATCATAAGTTTTCAGTTTGATCAGGGCCAGGGAGGCGTCTCGGTTCCTGAAGGCACTCTCGATCATTTCTTCAACATTGTCCCGCACCCTGGCCACATTGATCTTGCGTCCCGCACGCGTATCAGCCAGGAATTCTCTTGTGGTTTCCAGAGCGTCTAAATAAGTCTTCCGGGCTCGAGGCAGCTCCACTTCCAAGGGCACGGATTCCGGCTGGTCTTTTGCCTCATCTCCAATTCGATCCTGGAGTTCATTGATTTCTTGATCTTGTTTTGCGCTTTCTTCGTCTTCAGGAGCTTTCTTTTTTGCTGGGACCTCGCGGGCCAGGTCAATGGTGACTTCCTTGATACCGAACTCCTTAAGCTGCTCGATGTCACTAATCGAATTGATGAGTTTGCTCTTGTGCGGCCAGGGGTGGTGGAACCATTTGCGCCTCACATCGTGAACAAACATGCCGACCCTAAGGTCTTTGGTTTGAATTTTTTTCAATCTTCTGGCTGGCATGCTTAAGCCCTGACGCGCAGCAGTTTCAGATTTTCCAGATACGCATTAACCCTTGCATGGACTGGCTGAAGACTGTCCGAAAAACTCAGACCCATGTGGTATATGTCCTCGATTTTTTGACAATTTTTCACTTCACTTTCAAGATCAACGGCCAGCCCGTGCTCAGGGAAAGGGATGACAAGGTATAAAATGGTCTCTACGGAGAAGGACTTGGGTGAACTAAGCAGGCATCCGCTGCTGGAAAGGTTGAGTATCTCGCCTTTGACCCGCTCATTCTTGTCGTCTGACTCCTTATCCGTGGAAAAGGCTAGATTGAGCCTGACAGGGTAGCGCTCTTCCCTTCTAATGTTTGAAGATTCTATTGACTCAGGATATTTCAGAAAAACCAAAGGAAACGGGCGCCTGGCAAAACCTAAAACCTCGGACATAAACCCGCACGCTCTCCCGGCTTCTATAAACCGAACCATACAAACAATGCCTTCATCTAGCTGAACCGGCAGACTGTTGTGTATAGGGTGGTCTATGATAACGTATTGGTTTTGTTTAAATCCTCTAAAAAGTGAGTTGAACTTGTTATTGAAAATAGAGGGGAATTCAACGATAAGTCTCAGACCCGGAGAAAAAGTAGGTTGTCCTTCCACTTCCAATCTCTACCTTTCATTATGGGTTGCTACCGGCCATTTTAAAGACAAACTGTTTCTATTGGAACCAGGTTACAGAAAAAGATATCAGAAGTTCTTCTATGTTCAAGTTTTTCCTTTCCTTTATTTTATTTTATCACATCAGCTCTCCAGGGGATAGTTAAAAAATATTATCCGCGAAGTGAGGCGCTCACCACTGCCAAGAAAAATCTCCTTATCTGTCAACGCTTTTCGTGGCCAGGACAGATTTAACGCAGCCTCAATCTAGGGCGCCAGATCAAATCGTCTCAGTAGTTCGATTACCTCAGCCAGAGGCAATCCAACCACGTTGGTGTAAGAGCCGTTGATTGTACTGACCAGGGCGGCCCCCCGGCCCTGGATGGCATAAGCCCCGGCCTTGCCGATCGGTTCCTTGGAATCGAGATAGTTCTCGATGTCTGAAGACGTGAGCCGCCTGAATTCAACCTCAGTCCGGACGCAGTTGCACTGGCATTCATTCAGCTTCCTGTTTAATAAACAGTAACCTGTTAATACTTCATGGCGTCGGCCGGAAAGTCCTTGCAGCATCTTGGCCGCTTCGGCCCTGTTCCTTGGTTTACCCATAATCTTACTATCCAGAACGACGATGGTGTCAGCACCCAGAATCCAGGAAACGGGATTATGATCCGCGCACCATTCTGCTTTGGCTCGAGCCAGGCGGAGCACATAAGCTGATGGGGTCTCGCCGGGCTTGACTGTTTCGTCCACCTCACTCGGCTGAATCTCGAAATCAATCCCGGCCAGCGTCAGGAGTTCTCTTCTCCGGGGCGAATTCGAGGCTAGGATTAAACAGAGACCGCTCATAAACCTGACCTTGGAGGTTCGGGGAGTTTAAAAAGGGACCTGACAGCTGCCGTGGTGATTGCGGCCACTTCTTCAACAGACACCCCCTTGATGCGGGCTAGTTCGGCGGCAGTAAATCTGATCAGGGCCGGTTCATTGCGCTTTCCTCGTTTGGGCGCCGGGGCCAGAAAGGGGCAGTCCGTTTCCAGGAGGATAGATTCCAGGGGAACTTTAGCCACAACCCGGCGCAGGGTTTCTGCCTTGGGAAAGGTGATCGTGCCCGGGATGGACAGGTGAAACCCCAAATCAAGAAAACGGCGAGCCAGGTTGTAGTCGCCGGAAAAACAATGAATCACCCCCCTCTTCAGGCTGGACCGAACGGCTGAGAGGTGGCTATAGATTTTCTGATGGGCCTCCCGGTCATGAATGATCAGAGGCAGATCCAGCTCCAGGCCCAGATGAATAAGATCGTCAAAGGCCTTTTCCTGGAGGTGGTGCGGTGAGAGGTTTCTGAAAAAATCCAGGCCGATTTCACCGAAGCCGACCACCTGCTCGGACCGGCCCAGGTCTCGAAGCCGGTCAAGCCCGGCCGGTGTGAGGCTCTTGGCGTCATGGGGATGGAATCCGACCGTAGCTGAGATGAAGTCGTTTTTTGCAGCCAGGTCTATGGCGCGGGCTGAACTTTCCACATTGATGCCAATGGTTATGATGTGAACCAGCCCCGCTTCTTTGGCTCTTTTCAGAACATCCTTTCTGTCTGAGTCAAATTCTTTCAGGTCCAGATGTGCGTGACTGTCAATTAGGTTCAATCTGCTTCAACTCCTGATTCCCTGAAGATTTTGGTGATTGTTCATTCTCAGAACCACAAAAGCCCCAGCAAGTTGATTTCGATTTTCATTTAAGGGCCTTGAAATGGGTGGGAGAATGAGGACAAATTAAAACGCTTTTATTTATTTTTCTTAAATTGCTGTAATTTCTGGTAATTGCTTCCAATTTGCAGGTGGAATTATAACCGTTCAGGCCAGTCACCGCAAGGCTTGATGCAAGCAATCCTTCTTATTGGCGTGTTTTTCTTTTCAGGATTTATTGCTAAACCAGAAATCATGTCCTATAATCTTTATCTAGTATGGGTTCAGAACTGATAGAGTTGCGTGATAAATTGGATGAAGACGAGGCTCGAACGCTTTCACCCCGGGCCTGCCTGAGCCGTGAAGCGCTTCGACGACGCCCGGATAAAACTGCTGCTCAAGATCACCGCCAAAACTATGCCATTGATGTTGATCGTATCCTGCACTCCCTGGCTTTTACAAGGTACATTGATAAAACTCAGGTCTTCTATTTAATCAAAGACGACCATATCTCCCACCGGGTTCTTCATGTACAGTTCGTTTCCCGTATCGCCCGAACCATAGGTCGGCACCTGGGCCTGAATCTGGACCTGATCGAGGCCATCGCGTTGGGGCACGATCTGGGCCATGCCCCTTTTGGCCATGACGGCGAGATATACCTCTCCCGGCTCTGCCAGAGGCATCACATAGGCCATTTCGTTCATGCGGCCCAAAGCGTTGAGTTCTTGGAAAAGATTGAGCGCAAAGGCCAGGGCTTGAACTTAAGCCTCCAGGTACTTGACGGCATCCTGGCTCATGACGGAGAGGTGGACATTAGGTCTTTAGGCCCTGAGCCGAGTCTTTCCTTTGACGAGCTTGATCGCCACATGGAGGGGAAAATAAAGGATCCTTCGGTTGATTTTGCACCTATGACTTTTGAGGGGTGTGTAGTACGGCTGGCCGACACTATCAGCTATATCGGGCGAGACATAGAGGACGCCATTCGACTGGAGTTGATTCGCCGGGCCGACCTGCCTGCTGATTGCGTCCGCGTCCTCGGTGACACCAATGGGAAGATTGTCTATACACTGGTCACTGACTTGATTCAGACCAGCATCAGGGAAAATATTGTTGGCTTTAGCCCGGAGCGGGCGCAGGCCCTGGTCAAGCTCAAGGATTTCAACCGCGAGCGAATCTACTTTAATATAAACATTAAAACCGAAGCCGAAAAAATCGAAGCGCTTTTTAGGCTGATTTTTGAACGCCTTCAAAATGATCTCCAGTCCGGTCAGGAGAATAGCCCGATTTTTAAAGAATTTCTTCAAAATATGGCTCCAGGCTATTTTGAGGGCCGACCCTCGGCTGCAGTGGTCCGGGATTTTGTGGCCGGCATGACGGATGAATACTTTTTGGCCGAGGGGAGACGAATGCTTCTGCCTCAATACCGGGTCCGAGGGTCTGCTTGAAGTCAGCATACATCCATACAGGAAACGCGATTTAGACCGTTATCAAACTCGCGCTCCTCAATTCAATTTTCCGCATTGTCTCATGAATTGATCTTCTTCATATTTACACCTCTCCCATATAAAAACATTTTCTATTTAAGCGCCAAATTCTGAGTGGCTGCCAGTCAAACTATAAGTTTATACTCTAGAAAGAATTAAAAATTGAATCATAGCGCCCGCGCTTACAGGAGCAGGCGATGGGGGTGGAGAGTAATTTGTTTTATTTCTTTATGTTATAACGATCGGCTCTTTGATCGCTGACAGGATCAT is a genomic window containing:
- a CDS encoding HD-GYP domain-containing protein, giving the protein MDKPNKKLKKIQTKDLTVGMYVHDVGRKWFDHPWTRKSKLVASIEDIQQLIEYGIKEVTIDLTRSASRPKEDDRTKESLKKSQKSKQVENQIQKEPEALPDVVTFEEELPRARETYLTALETTREFLADARAGREINVPKVQDNVEDIIESAFRNRDASLALIKLKTYDEYTLTHSLNVAVLAIGMSCHVNLSRSKIRRLGLGAILHDIGKTKVPLKILNKRSTLTEKEFRAVKSHTVVGAHMLEKTKKIPEEAILVARHHHERIDGSGYPDGISGDQIDDFIAITGMSDVYDALTSDRVYRTSILPHEALKVIFALRDIQFNSLWVERFTQCLGIYPAGTLIKLNSGEIAVVINVNRATLLRPRIKIIFDSRGLPHTGPKTIDLSDKKYLDREVVEVLDPKPLGLDLSIYFQS
- a CDS encoding VWA domain-containing protein, which produces MKLDKKFLKALFTEEEPFAENQWFNDLSGHEIIDLAGELFDRSTEGAAAFMKTSPAVLPFLSREEFLQWMILGQKTMKEPAQASGLCQEYFRSSPALLSAGSIHYLKGWVEQGLQMTEHSPLTAIYFFRSTPVFLKHGDIVHLRSWAGYAIQILAAGKSSEKAAVSFLKSSVEIIQFISFRELKDWHATGLKLAQHAADLASTYFTLIPEGLDVLYPSERLTVFQLVSILTQACPEKAIEFYERCPTALLTLSPTVRAAALETTRTLSSEQPGGIPSAFDAIVSSIASLSYPAQDKVMTYEAALGKISIQASWTYLKNISRVLEEMPEVFLDHWIEKGLSFLLQDEQAGISYFTLISQESCHELLRWKEAVLLEDHRRLLAIFAHALAGQKLRLKSTEELDSDEKPIVRHYPTGDGQTIYLPPFIASEQTRKENFREYKVAAAHQAGYIEFGTFKSGLTSILTVLEFFPLKKLAEDIFFILEDGRIDRMLMQEYAGLRQEIELVFSRTMSRRPFFKDLPFQEALVEVLLRLTIGCLDETEIPPAVLKHVAFLKDTLSGFYEKARGVWDCFFKTLTIYEYLSRLPASRSYIPSVPLFFRGRLDPELLPGSGPWKAPPDEIINDGLDSEGVIPMSMDELKEFLKTVDPSKLKFLEAKEPFSQGLFITDADEIRAKSASNDQNAEDYDEQEHPIVSIFNRSTGQEGPFYYDEWDYLAKAYRPRWCCLRERVVEPFESERIDEIYANYNDLIQKVKKQFQRIRPNVIEVVRRVEWGDEIDLPPMIEAVVDRRASASPSDRIFSRRDKKIRKISTLLLIDMSASTDELVPYIEKYSNSGTELAREPALHKMASKDKKIIDIEIESLVVIMEALNALDDDYAIFGFSGYGRECVDFYRIKDFSDSYTETMKKRIGGIQPKQSTRMGPAIRHAIEKLKPIESDQRLLILLSDGFPQDHDYGEDRRSNEYGLHDTMLALLEAKKKGIQPFCITVDQSGNDYLRKMCDPRSYLVIQDIHSLPEILPRVIESLMM
- a CDS encoding CbbQ/NirQ/NorQ/GpvN family protein encodes the protein MNLSKKVREFKVEEYRITEKPYYLPIGDEVKLFEAAFRSKIPVLLKGPTGTGKTRFIEYMAYTFGHELGVSEEGNGQSIPLITVACHEDLTATDLVGKFLLKGDETIWVDGPLTKAVKIGAICYLDEIVEARKDTTVIIHPLSDHRRFLTIDKTGRVVRAHDNFLLVISYNPGYQSVIKDLKQSTRQRFMAIDFYYPSRTQEAQIIQHESSVNSEIAYELAKAGEKIRNLKGHALNEGVSTRLLIYAGRLIKEGITARRACEIAIAASLTDEREVQKAISEVISTIFP
- a CDS encoding YggS family pyridoxal phosphate-dependent enzyme, which gives rise to MTSSSIKERLAMVIDRIQEACLRVGREPAEVQLVAVTKTLSSDTVRAGLDAGLKVFGENYIQEARIKIEEIGPSATWHFIGHLQTNKAKYAVKLFNMIQTVDSIKLANELNKRAKNIDRRIPILVQVNISEEESKSGVDKAHTADLVAELDELPNLEVRGLMTMPPFFDQPDKARPYFTALRKLKESISPSLTELSMGMSGDFEVAVEEGATIVRVGTAIFGPRS
- a CDS encoding HD-GYP domain-containing protein translates to MPARRLKKIQTKDLRVGMFVHDVRRKWFHHPWPHKSKLINSISDIEQLKEFGIKEVTIDLAREVPAKKKAPEDEESAKQDQEINELQDRIGDEAKDQPESVPLEVELPRARKTYLDALETTREFLADTRAGRKINVARVRDNVEEMIESAFRNRDASLALIKLKTYDEYTLTHSLNVGVLAISMGCHINYPRGKIRQLGIGAIFHDLGKTKIPSKIINKKSQLTEEEFKTIKFHPVIGAQILEKTQDISNQSITIARHHHERIDGTGYPDGLSGNQLDPFMIISGISDVYDALSSDRIYHSSILPHEALKSIFALRDIQFDQLWIERFIQCLGIYPAGTLIRLNTGEVAVVLGVNRTSLLRPRVKLLFDSKSFPIPGHKIIDLNDKKHLNQEVVDVLDPKSLGLDLTRYL
- a CDS encoding flagellar brake protein → MEGQPTFSPGLRLIVEFPSIFNNKFNSLFRGFKQNQYVIIDHPIHNSLPVQLDEGIVCMVRFIEAGRACGFMSEVLGFARRPFPLVFLKYPESIESSNIRREERYPVRLNLAFSTDKESDDKNERVKGEILNLSSSGCLLSSPKSFSVETILYLVIPFPEHGLAVDLESEVKNCQKIEDIYHMGLSFSDSLQPVHARVNAYLENLKLLRVRA
- a CDS encoding HD domain-containing protein translates to MGSELIELRDKLDEDEARTLSPRACLSREALRRRPDKTAAQDHRQNYAIDVDRILHSLAFTRYIDKTQVFYLIKDDHISHRVLHVQFVSRIARTIGRHLGLNLDLIEAIALGHDLGHAPFGHDGEIYLSRLCQRHHIGHFVHAAQSVEFLEKIERKGQGLNLSLQVLDGILAHDGEVDIRSLGPEPSLSFDELDRHMEGKIKDPSVDFAPMTFEGCVVRLADTISYIGRDIEDAIRLELIRRADLPADCVRVLGDTNGKIVYTLVTDLIQTSIRENIVGFSPERAQALVKLKDFNRERIYFNINIKTEAEKIEALFRLIFERLQNDLQSGQENSPIFKEFLQNMAPGYFEGRPSAAVVRDFVAGMTDEYFLAEGRRMLLPQYRVRGSA
- a CDS encoding TatD family hydrolase; translation: MNLIDSHAHLDLKEFDSDRKDVLKRAKEAGLVHIITIGINVESSARAIDLAAKNDFISATVGFHPHDAKSLTPAGLDRLRDLGRSEQVVGFGEIGLDFFRNLSPHHLQEKAFDDLIHLGLELDLPLIIHDREAHQKIYSHLSAVRSSLKRGVIHCFSGDYNLARRFLDLGFHLSIPGTITFPKAETLRRVVAKVPLESILLETDCPFLAPAPKRGKRNEPALIRFTAAELARIKGVSVEEVAAITTAAVRSLFKLPEPPRSGL
- the maf gene encoding septum formation inhibitor Maf; protein product: MSGLCLILASNSPRRRELLTLAGIDFEIQPSEVDETVKPGETPSAYVLRLARAKAEWCADHNPVSWILGADTIVVLDSKIMGKPRNRAEAAKMLQGLSGRRHEVLTGYCLLNRKLNECQCNCVRTEVEFRRLTSSDIENYLDSKEPIGKAGAYAIQGRGAALVSTINGSYTNVVGLPLAEVIELLRRFDLAP